One genomic region from Solwaraspora sp. WMMD792 encodes:
- a CDS encoding SidA/IucD/PvdA family monooxygenase, which produces MSSNADYDDAPVDVLGIGFGPSNLALAIALQEQGLLGSAAGGGGRLRFMERQNQFGWHQGMLLDGARMQISFLKDLATMRSPSSPYTFLHYLQDRGRLVDFINGKTFFPSRIEFHDYLEWAAARFSRVVEYGSEVIGIEPVYTGDVVQEVDVVVQRADGIRRHRARNIVFAAGLQPWIPEGITLSDRIWHSSELLHRLREINVAGIRKALVIGAGQSAAEVTSHLHQVCPNAQVHSVFARFGYSVADDSPFANRIFDPEAVDVHFRAAPDIRQMLRRYHDGTNYSVVDLDLISDLFERSYQEKVVHDQRLHFHNLSRVTRCVQTPAGADVTVHDLVEGHVESMTCDLVVFATGYRPVDPRCFLGPLLEHCQLDAGGRVALARDYRVLTSPRIRSRIFVQGATEDSHGLSSGLLSNVAVRAGEIAESLAEALREQGEPLTAAAR; this is translated from the coding sequence TTGAGCAGCAACGCGGACTATGACGATGCACCAGTGGACGTGCTCGGCATCGGGTTCGGGCCGTCGAACCTCGCACTAGCCATCGCGCTTCAGGAGCAGGGCTTGCTTGGCTCCGCAGCCGGCGGAGGCGGCCGGCTGCGGTTTATGGAGCGGCAGAACCAGTTCGGCTGGCACCAGGGAATGCTGCTCGACGGGGCGCGGATGCAGATCTCGTTCCTCAAGGATCTCGCCACCATGCGAAGCCCGAGCAGCCCTTACACTTTCCTCCATTATTTGCAGGATCGAGGGCGACTCGTCGACTTCATCAACGGAAAGACGTTCTTCCCCAGCCGGATCGAGTTCCACGATTATCTCGAATGGGCGGCGGCGCGATTCTCGAGGGTTGTTGAATACGGCTCCGAGGTCATTGGCATCGAGCCGGTGTACACGGGGGACGTCGTCCAGGAGGTTGACGTCGTGGTGCAGCGGGCGGACGGCATCCGCCGGCACCGTGCCCGCAACATCGTTTTCGCCGCCGGCCTGCAGCCGTGGATACCGGAGGGCATTACGTTGTCGGACCGGATCTGGCACAGCTCCGAACTTCTGCACCGGCTCCGCGAGATCAATGTGGCAGGGATTCGTAAGGCCCTCGTCATCGGGGCCGGGCAGAGTGCCGCCGAGGTGACCAGCCATTTGCACCAGGTGTGCCCCAACGCGCAGGTCCACTCGGTCTTCGCCCGATTCGGTTACTCGGTCGCCGACGACAGCCCTTTTGCCAACCGGATCTTTGATCCCGAGGCGGTGGACGTGCATTTTCGTGCGGCGCCCGATATCCGCCAGATGTTGCGGCGGTACCACGACGGCACGAACTACTCCGTGGTTGATCTCGACCTCATTTCTGATTTGTTCGAGCGCAGTTACCAGGAGAAGGTAGTCCACGACCAGCGGTTGCACTTTCACAACCTATCGCGCGTCACGCGCTGCGTGCAGACACCGGCGGGCGCCGACGTCACTGTGCACGACCTGGTCGAAGGCCATGTCGAGTCGATGACTTGCGATCTCGTGGTCTTCGCCACCGGGTACCGGCCGGTGGACCCGCGTTGCTTCCTCGGCCCCCTGCTCGAGCACTGCCAGCTTGATGCCGGCGGTCGCGTCGCACTGGCCAGGGACTACCGGGTGCTCACTTCGCCACGGATACGTTCCAGGATCTTCGTGCAGGGTGCCACCGAGGACAGCCATGGGCTGTCCTCGGGGCTGCTGTCCAACGTGGCAGTTCGGGCGGGAGAGATCGCCGAGTCTCTCGCAGAGGCGCTGCGCGAGCAGGGCGAGCCCCTGACTGCCGCAGCGAGATGA
- a CDS encoding amino acid adenylation domain-containing protein produces the protein MKNGSAIVGYPYLSMWGGEADPPCLLDSLHRSVERYPDRAAVIDGDRRFSYAELAAWTWEVQELLRARGVVPGDRVAVACPRSAEAVVALLAVAGCGAAYVPLDIEYPHARLEHMLRDSEPAVLLHLGDRPELGPAEIAQRIPQPGASPAGATPPARSVAHDPDRDVYLIYTSGSTGWPKGVAIPHSCLDNMVAWQSAHSPAPDLRTAQFAPLNFDVSFQEILGTLCGGGTLHIVPESLRREPGQLLAWLAEHRVQRLFMPYVALQMLAVAADADADAAARLELVEVNTAGEQVVCTDEIRRMFARLPGARLVNHYGQSESAMVTSHILTGPSADWPGLPPIGVPLPNCEVLIDPVSVDQPEVGELLVAGLPMSRGYRNQPELTAERYIDIPLSPHGHTRAFRTGDLVELVNGELRFLTRVDDEVKLRGVRVNLLEVDAQLLAHPMVQAAATVVVRTRSGNRSLRSAVVLAGTAGPTTADDLISALRRVLPAVFVPVSVLVVPALPRTPSGKIDRDAVATLISEELAGGRRARGTSPSRATAP, from the coding sequence ATGAAGAACGGCAGTGCAATCGTCGGCTACCCCTATCTCTCGATGTGGGGCGGCGAGGCCGATCCGCCGTGTCTGCTCGACTCTCTCCATCGCTCGGTCGAGCGATACCCGGACCGCGCCGCAGTCATCGACGGCGACCGGCGCTTCTCGTACGCCGAGCTGGCGGCGTGGACCTGGGAGGTACAGGAACTGCTGCGGGCCAGAGGCGTGGTGCCCGGGGACCGGGTGGCGGTAGCCTGCCCCCGCAGCGCCGAGGCGGTCGTTGCGCTGCTCGCCGTCGCCGGGTGCGGAGCTGCCTACGTACCCCTTGACATCGAGTACCCCCACGCCCGGTTGGAGCACATGCTCCGGGACAGCGAGCCCGCAGTGCTGCTGCATCTCGGCGACCGGCCGGAGCTAGGGCCCGCGGAGATCGCCCAGCGCATCCCGCAGCCCGGTGCCTCCCCCGCCGGCGCCACCCCACCGGCCCGCAGCGTGGCGCACGACCCCGACCGGGACGTCTACCTCATCTACACCTCGGGCTCCACCGGCTGGCCGAAGGGTGTCGCGATTCCGCACAGCTGTCTGGACAACATGGTCGCCTGGCAGTCCGCCCACTCGCCAGCCCCCGACCTGCGCACGGCGCAGTTCGCGCCGCTCAACTTCGACGTGTCGTTCCAGGAGATCCTCGGCACCCTCTGTGGTGGCGGCACCCTGCACATCGTGCCGGAAAGCCTGCGCCGGGAGCCGGGGCAGCTGCTGGCCTGGCTGGCCGAACACCGGGTGCAACGGCTCTTCATGCCCTACGTCGCCCTGCAGATGCTCGCCGTGGCCGCCGACGCGGACGCCGACGCGGCGGCCCGGCTGGAGCTGGTGGAGGTCAACACAGCGGGAGAGCAGGTGGTGTGTACCGACGAGATCCGGCGCATGTTCGCCCGTCTGCCCGGCGCCCGCCTGGTCAACCATTACGGCCAGAGCGAGTCGGCGATGGTCACCTCGCACATACTGACCGGCCCGAGCGCCGACTGGCCCGGCCTGCCGCCGATCGGGGTCCCGTTGCCGAACTGCGAGGTGCTGATCGATCCGGTTTCCGTGGACCAGCCCGAGGTGGGCGAGCTCCTGGTGGCCGGCCTGCCGATGTCTCGTGGATACCGCAACCAGCCCGAACTGACAGCCGAACGCTACATCGACATCCCGCTGTCGCCACACGGGCACACCCGTGCCTTTCGGACCGGTGATCTGGTGGAGCTGGTCAACGGCGAGCTGCGCTTCCTCACCCGGGTGGACGACGAGGTCAAACTTCGCGGCGTACGGGTGAATCTGCTCGAAGTCGACGCGCAACTGCTCGCCCATCCGATGGTCCAGGCCGCCGCCACCGTCGTCGTGCGTACCCGCTCGGGGAACCGCAGTCTGCGATCCGCCGTCGTGTTGGCCGGTACCGCCGGCCCCACGACGGCCGACGACTTGATCAGCGCGCTGCGCCGGGTGCTGCCCGCAGTCTTTGTGCCGGTCTCCGTCCTGGTTGTGCCGGCCCTGCCCCGGACGCCGAGCGGCAAGATCGACCGGGATGCGGTCGCCACCCTCATCTCCGAGGAGCTGGCCGGCGGCCGCCGGGCCCGCGGAACGAGCCCGTCGCGGGCCACGGCGCCATGA
- a CDS encoding FMN-binding negative transcriptional regulator has product MFVPGVYQNHDPAQLRDEMRRNPLAVLASNGEPAPMLTHLPVIPHPDEGGAADAPLPGSVLLGHMNRANPHWAGLTAGSPATLVFLGPHGYVTPVLYNATPAAPTWNFVTIHVHGTVHPIPAGDETLDVVRWTVEAFERSFGSGWDPQPSLGYFRSIVGGVGAFRFEITGVDAMYKLSQEQSAERQDRVAASFAASEGGCTRELAELMRVVRHNADPAGLTR; this is encoded by the coding sequence ATGTTCGTACCTGGCGTCTACCAGAACCACGACCCTGCGCAGCTGCGTGACGAGATGCGCCGCAATCCGCTGGCGGTTCTCGCCAGCAATGGCGAGCCCGCGCCGATGCTGACCCATCTGCCGGTCATCCCGCACCCCGACGAGGGTGGCGCCGCCGACGCGCCGCTGCCCGGCTCGGTACTGCTCGGACACATGAACCGGGCCAACCCGCACTGGGCCGGGCTGACCGCCGGGTCGCCCGCGACGCTGGTCTTCCTCGGCCCGCACGGCTATGTCACACCGGTCCTCTATAACGCCACCCCGGCCGCGCCGACCTGGAACTTCGTCACCATCCACGTACACGGCACGGTGCACCCCATCCCCGCCGGGGACGAAACGCTCGACGTGGTGCGCTGGACCGTGGAGGCATTCGAACGCTCGTTCGGCTCCGGCTGGGACCCACAACCGTCGCTGGGCTACTTCAGATCCATCGTCGGCGGCGTCGGCGCCTTCCGGTTCGAGATCACCGGCGTCGATGCCATGTACAAGCTGAGCCAGGAACAGAGTGCCGAGCGGCAGGACCGGGTCGCCGCGAGCTTTGCCGCCTCCGAGGGGGGCTGCACGCGTGAACTCGCCGAGCTGATGAGGGTGGTGCGCCACAATGCCGATCCGGCGGGCCTGACCCGATGA
- a CDS encoding condensation domain-containing protein, with protein sequence MTGPSHRAPLSAGQSRLFFSELLRPDSGGYVIQRAVRLIGDLDVPALQTSMQLLVGRHEILRTIYSDDGPYPEQIVGPASLGNEFALELTDLGDRADDSAEAVNSWIAAARGRSFDLRAEPPLRTGLARLGADDHVLLITVHHIAMDGWSMSVLLGELATAYAALIRGEEPALPPARAYRDYVHAEQARADEMAEHERFWRTQLAGAGVPGPGLLEYPAEWRRTDEALCAAFNLPAELPARIAELSRRQRCTPFMTVLAVWSGLLTTDSGAAEITVATASSGRWRPEDHGLVGFLVNVVPIRIACTSELSLTQLLARVRDACLTASEHNELPYERIVAASRAPRLPNRPALAQVLFDLHPRAAVPTLPGLRCSEWPIMPRTLRFELELHVTYDRSAADGILLAAADLFEPDTVQRHRDAFVDLLNRWTAEPERALADLIPIRSVSEGT encoded by the coding sequence ATGACCGGGCCGTCGCACCGTGCCCCGCTCTCCGCCGGGCAGAGCCGGTTGTTCTTCAGTGAGCTGCTGCGACCGGACAGCGGCGGATACGTCATCCAGCGGGCCGTCCGGCTCATCGGCGACCTCGACGTACCCGCCCTGCAGACCTCGATGCAGCTGCTCGTCGGCCGGCACGAGATCCTGCGCACCATCTACAGCGACGACGGGCCGTACCCCGAACAGATCGTCGGGCCCGCGTCACTCGGCAATGAGTTCGCTCTGGAGCTCACGGACCTGGGCGACCGGGCAGACGACAGCGCCGAGGCGGTGAACAGCTGGATCGCCGCCGCCCGGGGGCGCTCCTTCGACCTGCGGGCCGAGCCGCCGCTGCGGACCGGTCTCGCGCGCCTCGGCGCCGACGACCACGTCCTGCTGATCACCGTGCACCACATCGCGATGGACGGCTGGTCGATGTCCGTGCTGCTCGGTGAGCTGGCCACCGCCTATGCCGCGCTGATCCGCGGCGAGGAACCGGCCCTGCCGCCCGCGCGGGCGTACCGGGACTACGTGCACGCTGAGCAGGCCCGTGCCGACGAGATGGCCGAGCACGAGCGGTTCTGGCGCACCCAACTTGCCGGAGCCGGCGTGCCCGGCCCCGGTCTGCTCGAATACCCGGCCGAATGGCGGCGCACCGATGAGGCTCTCTGCGCAGCGTTCAACCTACCCGCCGAGCTGCCCGCACGAATCGCCGAGCTGAGCCGGCGGCAGCGCTGTACGCCGTTCATGACCGTGCTGGCGGTCTGGAGCGGACTGCTGACCACGGACAGCGGAGCCGCCGAGATCACCGTCGCGACCGCCTCGTCCGGGCGGTGGCGACCAGAGGACCACGGGCTGGTCGGATTCCTGGTCAACGTGGTCCCGATCCGCATCGCCTGCACCTCGGAACTGTCGCTGACACAGCTGCTGGCCAGGGTGCGTGACGCCTGTCTGACCGCGTCGGAGCACAACGAACTGCCGTACGAGCGGATCGTTGCCGCCAGTCGGGCACCCCGCCTGCCGAACCGGCCCGCGCTCGCGCAGGTCCTGTTCGACCTGCACCCCAGAGCTGCGGTGCCGACGCTGCCGGGGTTGCGTTGCAGCGAGTGGCCCATTATGCCCCGCACCCTGCGGTTCGAGTTGGAGCTGCATGTCACGTACGACCGGAGCGCCGCCGACGGGATCCTGCTGGCCGCAGCGGACCTGTTCGAGCCGGACACCGTCCAGCGCCACCGGGACGCCTTCGTCGACCTGCTCAACCGGTGGACCGCCGAGCCCGAGCGGGCGCTGGCTGACCTGATCCCGATCCGCTCTGTTTCGGAAGGAACGTAA
- a CDS encoding acyl-CoA dehydrogenase family protein, with protein MKRNMLSVPGAVSLLEEICAGRLPWQAIHPFPRQRGDDRAVGDRAVEDIQQILERTVDPEAVDTNRQLPPDLPAAMHAENCLHLLAGAEQGGRALSPFNAFRVVEAAARWSVPAGMLLGIHNGIGAAAYLPVLPDGPLREHISRRMAAGAVTAMADTEPTGAANRARGTTAVPVHDGTGYLLNGDKLYIGNGPIADLVAVTATLRGQDGDRTRVFFVDTDTPGFSVSARLRFMGFRGFPNGALSLRDVHVPAHHLLDEREGEWLTAERATVLSRGRLYIVAAPALAIARACLDHSRAYARRRTVDGRVLADYPEIRRMTAESQADTYALETVARWTMLDGRGDGPTVNLMPDQVAAKDITSLLCWRVAERTMTLLAGEGFETARGKGDRGAPAIPLERLFRDARGTRIAGGTEVLLQMRLASNLVFSYFYPPPDNADELTGPATVPADLPAGALSDRNRDHRRALAAGIHEYARTCLATARRFPDRAELLTRSRALVLFGQLAEELVTVSLVLARAATDGMDPGEQDLADIYCTGALGRIAVWRQELADALADDMPAYGRAAGRLLDDIEPSHTGTDVLAGAS; from the coding sequence ATGAAGCGCAACATGCTCAGCGTCCCCGGCGCGGTCAGCCTGCTCGAGGAGATATGCGCCGGGCGGCTGCCCTGGCAGGCGATCCATCCGTTCCCCCGGCAGCGCGGCGACGACCGGGCCGTCGGCGACCGGGCCGTTGAGGACATCCAGCAGATCCTCGAACGCACCGTCGACCCGGAGGCCGTGGACACCAACCGGCAGCTGCCGCCGGACCTGCCCGCGGCGATGCACGCCGAGAACTGTCTGCACCTGTTGGCCGGCGCCGAACAGGGCGGCCGTGCTCTGTCGCCGTTCAACGCGTTCCGGGTGGTTGAGGCCGCTGCCCGCTGGTCCGTTCCTGCCGGCATGCTGCTCGGCATCCACAACGGCATCGGCGCCGCGGCGTACCTGCCGGTGCTGCCCGACGGCCCGCTACGCGAACACATTTCCCGCCGGATGGCGGCCGGCGCGGTCACCGCCATGGCCGACACCGAGCCGACCGGCGCCGCGAACCGCGCCCGGGGCACTACCGCCGTGCCGGTCCATGACGGCACCGGATATCTGCTCAACGGCGACAAGCTCTACATCGGCAACGGCCCCATCGCCGACCTCGTCGCGGTCACCGCAACCCTTCGCGGACAAGACGGTGACCGTACCCGGGTGTTTTTCGTGGACACCGACACGCCCGGCTTCTCGGTCAGCGCACGCCTGCGCTTCATGGGGTTCCGGGGCTTCCCCAACGGCGCGCTGTCACTGCGCGACGTCCACGTCCCGGCGCACCATCTGCTCGACGAACGCGAAGGCGAGTGGCTCACCGCGGAACGCGCCACGGTGCTGTCCCGCGGCCGGCTCTACATCGTGGCCGCGCCAGCGTTGGCGATCGCCCGCGCCTGCCTGGACCACTCTCGCGCGTACGCCCGCCGCCGCACCGTCGACGGGCGGGTACTCGCCGACTATCCCGAGATCCGCCGGATGACCGCAGAGTCACAGGCGGATACGTATGCGCTGGAGACCGTGGCGCGGTGGACGATGCTCGACGGGCGCGGCGACGGCCCGACCGTCAACCTCATGCCGGATCAGGTCGCCGCGAAGGACATCACGTCGTTGCTCTGCTGGCGGGTCGCGGAACGCACGATGACGCTGCTCGCCGGTGAGGGCTTCGAGACGGCCCGGGGCAAGGGCGACCGGGGTGCCCCCGCGATCCCACTGGAGCGGCTCTTCCGCGACGCCCGGGGCACCCGCATCGCCGGTGGAACCGAGGTGCTGTTGCAGATGCGTCTTGCCAGCAACCTCGTCTTCTCCTACTTCTACCCACCCCCGGACAACGCCGACGAGCTGACCGGCCCCGCGACCGTGCCGGCGGACCTGCCGGCGGGCGCACTGTCGGACCGCAACCGCGACCACCGCCGCGCCCTCGCGGCGGGTATCCACGAGTACGCACGGACCTGCCTGGCCACGGCCCGCCGGTTTCCCGACCGGGCCGAGCTGCTGACCCGTAGCCGTGCGCTGGTGCTGTTCGGCCAGCTCGCCGAGGAACTGGTCACGGTGTCGCTGGTGCTCGCCCGGGCCGCGACCGACGGCATGGATCCCGGCGAGCAGGACCTGGCCGACATCTATTGCACCGGCGCGCTCGGCCGCATCGCGGTCTGGCGGCAGGAACTGGCGGACGCTCTCGCCGACGACATGCCGGCGTACGGGCGGGCCGCCGGGCGACTGCTGGACGACATCGAGCCCAGCCACACCGGCACCGACGTGCTCGCCGGGGCGTCATGA
- the asnB gene encoding asparagine synthase (glutamine-hydrolyzing) translates to MCGIAGMVDFRQQRPDIEDVLDRMCSALHRRGPDEQGSWVGSGVGMGVRRLSVIDLAGGRQPMVHTAADGSAVALAYTGEVFNYAALRNELTGHGHTFETSSDTEVVLRSYLQWGAACAERLVGMFAFAVWDGRTEELVLIRDRFGIYPLYYAEVDGGVVFGSELKAILEHPGVVPEVDMEGFRAVITFVKRPENGIFRGVHEMVPGTVRRIGRRGSRQSTYWTLTAREHTDDLDTTVATVRELLEQSVRSQLVSDVPLGVFLSGGLDSSAIAALSAKVMREKDAGSLRTFSVDYAGHSENFTPDEVRATPDHPFVARMVEHLGADHTRVVVGTDELMDPATRSEVLIARDYPTSLGDLDTSLLLLCREFRRSCKVSLTGDAADELFGGYAWFLDRHYYDAGTLPWLEFARRMVGRNQLRNTALLREDLVKDLDSETFERDLYSDMVAQVPVLAGESEQDRAARVMTHLNLTGYLRIILDRKDRVGMAAALEGRVPFLDHRLVDYVFNVPWAMKSFDGREKSLLRAAVRDLLPPSVLFRQKAGYPPTTDPRYNDVLRQRVSEMLSDSSAPVRELLDLDVVRAYLQDPDGPAAAVVNRFSMEMALYLNDWLGRYHIRLAF, encoded by the coding sequence ATGTGCGGCATCGCCGGAATGGTCGACTTCCGACAGCAGCGGCCCGATATCGAGGATGTTCTTGACCGGATGTGCTCCGCCCTGCATCGCCGCGGACCCGACGAACAGGGCAGCTGGGTCGGTTCCGGCGTCGGCATGGGTGTTCGCCGGCTGTCCGTCATCGACCTCGCCGGTGGTCGGCAGCCGATGGTGCACACGGCTGCCGACGGGAGCGCCGTCGCCCTGGCCTATACCGGCGAGGTCTTCAACTACGCCGCACTCAGGAACGAACTGACCGGGCACGGACACACGTTCGAAACCTCCAGCGACACCGAGGTTGTACTGCGTTCGTACCTGCAATGGGGAGCTGCCTGCGCTGAGCGGCTGGTGGGGATGTTCGCCTTTGCAGTATGGGACGGACGCACTGAGGAACTCGTCCTCATTCGGGATCGATTCGGGATCTACCCGCTCTATTACGCGGAGGTCGACGGCGGCGTTGTCTTCGGCTCGGAGCTCAAGGCGATCCTGGAGCACCCCGGAGTCGTGCCGGAAGTCGACATGGAGGGCTTCCGTGCGGTCATCACGTTCGTCAAGCGTCCCGAAAACGGCATCTTCAGGGGCGTCCACGAGATGGTGCCGGGCACGGTGCGCCGAATCGGCCGGAGAGGCTCCCGGCAGAGCACGTACTGGACTCTGACTGCGCGGGAGCACACCGACGACCTCGACACCACGGTGGCGACGGTGCGCGAGCTACTCGAGCAGAGTGTGCGAAGCCAGCTCGTATCGGATGTGCCGCTGGGCGTGTTCCTTTCGGGCGGTCTGGACTCCAGCGCGATCGCCGCCTTGTCGGCGAAGGTCATGCGTGAAAAGGACGCCGGTTCGTTGCGGACGTTCTCGGTGGACTACGCCGGTCACTCGGAGAACTTCACGCCCGACGAAGTCCGCGCCACTCCGGACCACCCGTTCGTGGCACGTATGGTGGAGCACCTGGGTGCCGACCACACGCGCGTGGTGGTGGGGACGGATGAGTTGATGGACCCGGCCACCCGCTCCGAGGTGCTCATCGCACGGGACTACCCGACGTCCCTCGGTGACCTCGACACCTCACTGCTCTTGCTGTGCCGGGAATTCCGGCGTTCCTGCAAGGTGTCGTTGACCGGTGACGCGGCAGATGAGCTGTTCGGCGGGTACGCCTGGTTCCTGGACCGGCACTACTACGACGCGGGAACGTTGCCGTGGCTGGAGTTCGCCCGCCGTATGGTCGGGCGTAACCAGCTGCGCAACACCGCGCTGTTGCGCGAGGACCTGGTCAAGGACCTGGACAGTGAGACGTTCGAGCGGGATCTGTATTCCGACATGGTCGCCCAGGTACCTGTCCTCGCGGGAGAGAGCGAGCAGGACCGCGCCGCCAGGGTGATGACCCACCTCAACTTGACAGGCTATCTACGGATCATCCTTGACCGCAAGGATCGCGTCGGAATGGCGGCCGCGCTGGAGGGGCGCGTGCCGTTCCTCGACCATCGTCTGGTGGACTACGTTTTCAATGTCCCTTGGGCGATGAAGTCCTTCGACGGCCGGGAGAAGAGTCTGCTTCGTGCGGCGGTACGTGACCTTCTGCCGCCGTCGGTGCTCTTCCGCCAGAAGGCCGGATACCCGCCTACCACCGATCCGCGGTACAACGACGTCCTGCGTCAGCGCGTATCCGAGATGCTCAGCGATAGCTCGGCACCCGTGCGCGAACTGCTCGATCTCGATGTCGTCCGGGCCTACCTCCAGGATCCGGACGGTCCGGCCGCAGCGGTCGTCAACCGTTTCAGCATGGAGATGGCCCTATACCTCAATGACTGGTTGGGGCGGTACCACATTCGACTCGCTTTCTGA
- a CDS encoding acyl carrier protein, which yields MTSDGTLTARLTRIWESALGLDDIEPAENFLDLGGDSMTATTVIAGIRGEFGVALPLRALFDHPTVAELAEVVAAARHSAVAAGSALKEVR from the coding sequence ATGACAAGCGACGGCACCCTCACCGCCCGGCTGACCCGGATCTGGGAGTCGGCCCTGGGGCTCGACGACATCGAGCCCGCGGAGAACTTCCTCGACCTCGGCGGCGACTCGATGACCGCCACGACGGTGATCGCGGGGATCCGCGGTGAGTTCGGCGTCGCGCTGCCACTGCGTGCCCTGTTCGACCATCCAACCGTCGCTGAACTGGCCGAGGTGGTGGCGGCCGCCCGCCACTCCGCCGTGGCCGCCGGGTCTGCGCTGAAGGAGGTCCGATGA